Proteins encoded within one genomic window of Brachybacterium avium:
- the pheS gene encoding phenylalanine--tRNA ligase subunit alpha, which produces MSESPSTPAAPVIDEATIGAAVDAALAAISAATTTADLKQVRIAHVGDHSVLSAANRAIKDLPKDQKAAAGKLVGQGKGRVQKQLVARQEELAAAEEEAALAAETVDVTLPTDLRPRGASHPLTVLTDRINDFFVGIGWEIAEGPEIESSWLNFDALNADPEHPSRSLQDTLYVAPEGSGMLLRTQTSPVQIRAMLERGAPLYVACPGTVYRADEIDATHSPMFHQVEGLAIDKDLTMANLVGTLDAFAAHLFGGTPITRLRPNHFPFTEPSAEMDFRCFSCEARDGLDHDADPSCRVCGGTGWIEMGGCGMVHPNVLRAAGVDPEEYQGFAFGLGIERLLMLRNGVADMRDMVEGDVRFSQHYGTEI; this is translated from the coding sequence GTGTCCGAGTCACCCTCGACTCCCGCCGCCCCGGTCATCGACGAGGCGACCATCGGCGCCGCCGTCGACGCTGCCCTCGCCGCGATCTCCGCGGCCACCACCACCGCCGACCTCAAGCAGGTCCGTATCGCGCACGTGGGCGATCACAGCGTGCTCTCGGCCGCGAACCGCGCCATCAAGGACCTGCCCAAGGACCAGAAGGCCGCCGCTGGGAAGCTGGTCGGCCAGGGCAAGGGCCGGGTGCAGAAGCAGCTCGTCGCCCGGCAGGAAGAGCTCGCGGCTGCGGAGGAGGAGGCCGCGCTCGCCGCCGAGACCGTCGACGTCACCCTCCCCACCGACCTGCGCCCCCGCGGTGCCTCGCATCCGCTGACGGTGCTGACCGACCGGATCAACGACTTCTTCGTCGGCATCGGCTGGGAGATCGCCGAGGGCCCGGAGATCGAATCCTCCTGGCTGAACTTCGATGCGCTGAACGCCGATCCGGAGCACCCCTCCCGATCTCTGCAGGACACCCTGTACGTCGCCCCCGAGGGCTCGGGGATGCTGCTGCGCACGCAGACCTCGCCGGTGCAGATCCGCGCGATGCTCGAGCGCGGCGCCCCGCTGTACGTCGCCTGCCCCGGCACCGTCTACCGGGCCGACGAGATCGACGCGACCCACTCGCCGATGTTCCACCAGGTCGAGGGCCTCGCGATCGACAAGGACCTGACCATGGCGAACCTGGTCGGCACCCTCGATGCCTTCGCCGCGCATCTCTTCGGCGGCACGCCGATCACCCGACTGCGCCCGAACCACTTCCCCTTCACCGAGCCCAGCGCCGAGATGGACTTCCGCTGTTTCAGCTGCGAGGCCCGTGACGGCCTGGACCACGACGCCGACCCCAGCTGCCGCGTCTGCGGCGGCACCGGCTGGATCGAGATGGGCGGCTGCGGCATGGTCCATCCCAACGTCCTGCGCGCTGCCGGGGTGGACCCCGAGGAGTACCAGGGCTTCGCCTTCGGCCTCGGGATCGAGCGCCTGCTCATGCTCCGCAACGGCGTGGCGGACATGCGCGACATGGTGGAGGGCGACGTCCGCTTCTCCCAGCACTACGGTACGGAGATCTGA
- a CDS encoding S-(hydroxymethyl)mycothiol dehydrogenase, with protein MTWTVKGVVARTEKQPAELLDIVIPDPGPRDVVVDIEATGVCHTDLAYRDGGINDEFPFLLGHESAGRVSAIGESVTHVEVGDYVVLNWRAVCGECRACKKGVQQYCFDTHNASRPMTLSDGTELTAALGIGSFSEKTLVHEGQCTKISEDAPAEVAGLLGCGVMAGIGAAINTGQVQRGESLAVIGLGGVGCAAIAGAKLAGATTIIGLDVDEKKLAAATELGATHTLHTEGLSPQQVAEKVQELTGGFGADVVVDAVGIPQTYETAFYARDLAGRVVLVGVPRPGVELTLPLLDVFGRGGALKSSWYGDCLPERDFPYLIDLFLQGRLPLDRFVTGRTDLAGTDGALDALHDGNTLRTVVEVAR; from the coding sequence GTGACCTGGACCGTGAAGGGCGTCGTCGCCCGTACCGAGAAGCAGCCGGCAGAGCTGCTCGACATCGTGATCCCCGATCCCGGACCCCGAGATGTCGTCGTCGACATCGAGGCGACGGGTGTCTGCCACACCGACCTCGCCTACCGTGACGGCGGCATCAATGACGAGTTCCCGTTCCTGCTGGGCCATGAGTCCGCCGGCCGTGTCTCCGCGATCGGTGAGTCCGTCACCCATGTGGAGGTCGGCGACTACGTGGTGCTGAACTGGCGTGCCGTGTGCGGCGAGTGCCGGGCCTGCAAGAAGGGCGTGCAGCAGTACTGCTTCGATACCCACAACGCCTCCCGGCCCATGACCCTCTCTGACGGCACCGAGCTCACCGCAGCACTGGGCATCGGCTCCTTCTCGGAGAAGACCCTGGTCCATGAGGGCCAGTGCACGAAGATCTCCGAGGACGCCCCCGCCGAGGTCGCCGGCCTGCTGGGCTGCGGCGTGATGGCGGGCATCGGTGCGGCGATCAACACCGGGCAGGTCCAGCGCGGCGAGTCCCTCGCTGTGATCGGCCTGGGCGGCGTGGGCTGCGCCGCGATCGCGGGCGCGAAGCTCGCCGGGGCCACCACCATCATCGGGCTGGACGTGGACGAGAAGAAGCTCGCCGCGGCGACCGAGCTGGGCGCCACCCACACCCTGCACACCGAGGGCCTGTCCCCGCAGCAGGTGGCGGAGAAGGTGCAGGAGCTCACCGGCGGCTTCGGCGCGGATGTGGTGGTCGACGCCGTCGGCATCCCGCAGACCTACGAGACCGCGTTCTACGCCCGTGATCTCGCCGGCCGGGTGGTCCTGGTCGGAGTGCCGCGACCGGGCGTGGAGCTGACCCTCCCGCTGCTGGACGTGTTCGGTCGCGGCGGGGCGCTGAAGTCCTCCTGGTACGGCGATTGTCTGCCCGAACGGGACTTCCCGTACCTGATCGATCTGTTCCTGCAGGGCCGACTGCCGCTGGACCGCTTCGTCACCGGACGCACG